In Nocardia sp. NBC_00403, the DNA window CCTTTGTCCGAACTGCTTTCAGCCGACTATTAGACCGAGGTCAGGACAGCCTTGGCTGAGTCGAGGAGTGCGCAAGCCCAGTCGCGTGCCATGTCCTCGAGGCGAACTTCGGACGACGCGTCGTGGCGCGCATGCTCACCCACTTGGGTCGCGCCGCACCAACGGAACTTCTCCGCGATGATCTCGCCGCCGCGGTTGAACGTGTCACCGTAGACGGAATCACCGAGACCGAACACGGCGAAGCGCAGTCCGCTCAGATCGGGACTGCGCGCATCGAGGGCGTCGATGAGAGGTTCCGCTCCGGTCGGCAGATCGCCGTCACCGTAGGTGGAGCACACCAGGACGTGGAAATCCCGAACGTCGAGATCGTCGACATCGAAATCGAACATGTCGTACACCGAGGCATCGTGGGCGGCAGCCATGACGTCCGCGATGCTGTCGGCGGCGGTCTCCGCCGTACCCATCTCGGATCCGAACAGAATGACAACGCGCACCGGGATCGCCCCTCTCCGCAGGATATGGTGAGGCTATCCTAACTCAGTCGACCGGCTGTTAGGCGGCGCAATGGCATCGACAGGGCAGTGTGTTCGGATTGACGGCAGGTCGCCATGGATGCATCATTTTCTAGCAACGCCCTGTTCATCTGGGGCTTCTCCCTTTTTCGCCGGCCGATGATTGTCCGGCCAAGCGTGCTGTTCCCGTTCGCGCTCGCCTCGACTCACCGTGCGCACGCCACAGCACTTCCCACGACGCCATGGCGTCCCGCCGTAAGAGAGGTGAGAACGAATGGTTTACCGATCGTCTGGATATCGTGCCGTCAATACGTTTCTCCTCCGCTACGGCACTGTCCCCAATTTCTGAATGCGGCCGCATCGGACGCGGTACCCCTGTCGACGTTCCCGCGTCGGCGGGCCGACCGCTCGGGTGATGCACCCGGTTCGATGCGGCAGCCGGCGAAGTCCCGACGCGCGGCGTCTGCGGACCTTTCGATATGCGGACAGATGTGGAGACAGAAATGGTGGATATGGGGGCAGTGGATCCAAGGGCCGTGGAGATGGTGCTCCGGCCGACGGCCGGGAATCTGATCGTATCGACGACGCTGATCGACGACCTGGGTTATCTGCGAGCGGAACTCGCGGCAGCAGAGGTGCCGTTCCTGCTCGTGCGCGACTGCGGACATCGGCTCGTGCTCGCCGCCGACGCGGCACACCGAGCGATGCTGCAGCGTGTGATCGCGACCGCGATCACCTCGGGTTTCGCCTGTAAGGAAGTGCAGCACAACGTATTACGGCTCGGCCGCGACGCGGACCCGGCACACCACGTCGAGCTGGAGTTGTGGCAGTACCACGGCGACACCGTCGAATGCCCGCGACCGAACGCCTTGACGCGCATGGTTTTCGACCTCGCCGATGTCGAGCAAACCACGGTGCGCCTGTTCGAACGCGGCTGGCCGACGCTGGTGGACATGTTCGCACCGCAGCCGACCGATGTCGCCTTCGATATCGACATCGTCTTCTCCTGGGTGGACGGCTCCGACCCGGAGTTCCGCGCCCGCCGCGCAGGCATGCTCGCGCAGGTCGTCGTCGGTGAAGGCGACGACGCCGACGCGCGCATCCGGCAGATCGACGAACTGAAATACGCACTGCGGTCGGTGGATAAGAACGCGCCGTGGATCCGGCGCATCTTCATCGCGACCGATTCCGCGGTGCCGGACTGGCTCGGCGCGCACCCGAAGGTGACTGTCGTGCGTGCGGTCGACCACTTCAGCGACACCAGTGGGCTGCCGACCTTCAATTCCCATGCGGTGGAATGCCAGTTGCAGCACATCGAGGGGCTCAGCGAGCACTTCTTGTACTCCAACGACGACATGTTCTTCGCCCGGCCGGTGCGCCCATCGATGTTCTTCACCCCGGCCGGGGTGAGCCGGTTCATCGAGGCCGACACCAGGATCGGCCCCGGCCGAAACAACGAGCGCCGCAGCGGTTTCGAGAATGCGGCGCGGGTGAACCGCGAGTTGCTCGCCGCGCGGTTCGGCCATGTCATCACTCGGCATCTCGAGCACACGCCGGTGCCGTTGCGCCGCAGCGTGCTCCTCGAAATGGAGGACGAATTCTCGGGGGATTTCGCGCGGACCCGGACGAGCCGATTCCGGTCTGCTACCGATATTTCGGTGACCAACTCGCTTTATCACTACTACGCGTTGTTCTCCGGACGCGCGGTGCCGCAAGAGTCCGCGCGGATGCGCTACGTCGACACCACGAGCCGGACCGGGCTCACACTGCTCGACGGACTCGCCGCGCATCGCGATGTCGACTTCTTCTGCCTCAACGACGGGAGCTTCCCCGAGATTACCGAAGCCGAACGGGTCCGCGCGGTCTCGGAATTCCTGTCCGGCTATTTCCCCGACCGGGCGCCGTGGGAGCGCGTCAGTGCACCGCCTCGTCATCAGATTTCGGAGTCTGCGCCTGGCGCCGCATAACCCTTGGAATGCGGGTCGCGGGCGGGATCACGATGCCCTCGTCCGCCAGCGTGCGCGCGGCTTCCTCGGGCGTCGACGGGGTCCCGACGGTAGGTCCTCGATCGATGGGGACCACCGAATGGACCACCGTGTCGGGGTAGACGTGGACATAGTTGAACGACTGCGCCCCGTCGCGACCACGCAACCCGCCCTCCGCGACCCCGAGATCCTGGCTATAGCAGGTCGCCGACGCCACCGATACCGGGATGCCCGCGAATGTCGCGCTCGTCGAAAAATGCAAATGCCCGGCCAGAATGGCGCGCACATCGCTGCCGTCGAGCACATCGGCGAGCCTGCGCTGATCACGCAGCTCCACGGTGACGGCCAGGTCGATGACGCATGGCACCGGTGGATGATGCATCGCCAGAATCGTGCCGAACGGGGCCGGCTCGGCGAGCACCGACCGCAACCAGGCCAGTTGGTCGTCGGTGATCTCGCCGTAGTGGTGGCCGGGCACCGACGTGTCGAGGGCGACGATGCGCAAACCGTCGACCATGTGCACTCGGTCGAGCGGCGCAGTGGACTCCCGCTCCCCGAGCAATCGCCGGCGCAGCGCTCCCCGATCGTCGTGATTGCCGGTCACCCAGACGATGGGCGCGTGCAATCGTCGCGCGAACGGCTCGACCAGCGCGCGCAATTTGTCGTAGGCGGCGGGCTCACCCTGGTCGGTGAGATCACCGGTGAACACCAGCGCGGTCGGCCGGATATGACTGGCAGCGGCCTGGTCGAGCAGCTGGCGTAACCGCTGCTCAGCGTCGACGGCACCGTACAGTTCGCCGTCGCCTGCGATCAGATGGGTATCGCTGAAATGGAACAACACGTGATTCGGCCGCGGGTGCTCCGCGACTCTGCTCATGGGCACCGGACCGAACGTCCTCCCCGGCGGTTTTCCCGCCATTGGCTTCGGGTTCCACCGCCAGGATAGCGAAGGCCCACTGACGGGTTTCCCGACGCACGGTGACGACATGCTTGCGGGGAGGTGTGGGTTCGGTGACAAAACTGCCGATCAGAAGCGACGTGCGTCGGCCTGGGGCATCGAGGTCATCGGGGAGATCTCGACACCGCTGCCGTACGTCCAGTCGTGGATGACGGTCGCTTCGCCCGTGTACAGACCGGCGTGGCCGCCGGCGTAGCACGACAACGGGTCGCCTGGTTCCAGTTCATCGACCGATATCGGGGTGCCCGAACCGAGTTGTTCGTAGCTGGTGCGATGCACCGCTGTGCCCGCTCGGTCATAGAACCACTGCGCCAACCCCGAGCAGTCGAAGGCATCCGGGCCCGCGCCGCCGGCGTGCTGCGACTCGAGCTCGGAGCGCGCGAGGTCGACGGCGAGCTCATCGATGGTTCGCGGCGTCGCGACCCGAGGGAGCGCAGGAGGCCTGCTGCCGGGAACATCTGTCAGGAACGGGAATTCGACGCCCGGCACACCAGCGATCAGGGGCTGCACCGCGGCGGGAAGGTCGGAGAGGAACGGGAGTCCGACTCCAGGAATCACGCTGGGCCCGACTCCAGGAATCACACGGAGCCCGACTGCACGAATCACCCGGGGATCGTCGACACCGAGTGCACTTGGGGAAGTGAGCGACTCGAGTCCGGCAGCGTCGATGACACTCTGCGGCTCGGCCCCCGGAATAACGGTGAGCGGCGCGAATTCGAAGCCCGGAACCTCGGTGCGGCCCGGCAACTCGCCGCCGAGCGCATCCATCGGAATCGAGATGCCGTTCGGGACTTCGATGGCGCCAGAGCCGGGAATCGGAACCGGTTGAGCCGCCGCGGGTGCGGCGGTCAACACCAGACAGCCGATACCCGCGGCGGCTGTGGCAACAGTCCAGCCGGCTGCCGCGTGCGAACGTTTTCGATGAACAGAAATCTTCATACGGTCCTCCGATGCTCACATCGAGGCCCAGATGGTCGAACACGGACTCCATCAAGGCCTCGAAAGGATTTCGAAACACATGTATAGAAAGTCCAGCGGATCCAAGTGAAATCTTGCGGCATAGCTCGCCGATTGCGGTATCGACACACCGAATAACTATAACGAAACAATAACGAGCGTTAGAAAACGTGGTTATCTCACAACAAGTCCCGTTCACATAAAGGCCAAAATCACTA includes these proteins:
- a CDS encoding flavodoxin domain-containing protein — encoded protein: MRVVILFGSEMGTAETAADSIADVMAAAHDASVYDMFDFDVDDLDVRDFHVLVCSTYGDGDLPTGAEPLIDALDARSPDLSGLRFAVFGLGDSVYGDTFNRGGEIIAEKFRWCGATQVGEHARHDASSEVRLEDMARDWACALLDSAKAVLTSV
- a CDS encoding stealth family protein, translated to MVLRPTAGNLIVSTTLIDDLGYLRAELAAAEVPFLLVRDCGHRLVLAADAAHRAMLQRVIATAITSGFACKEVQHNVLRLGRDADPAHHVELELWQYHGDTVECPRPNALTRMVFDLADVEQTTVRLFERGWPTLVDMFAPQPTDVAFDIDIVFSWVDGSDPEFRARRAGMLAQVVVGEGDDADARIRQIDELKYALRSVDKNAPWIRRIFIATDSAVPDWLGAHPKVTVVRAVDHFSDTSGLPTFNSHAVECQLQHIEGLSEHFLYSNDDMFFARPVRPSMFFTPAGVSRFIEADTRIGPGRNNERRSGFENAARVNRELLAARFGHVITRHLEHTPVPLRRSVLLEMEDEFSGDFARTRTSRFRSATDISVTNSLYHYYALFSGRAVPQESARMRYVDTTSRTGLTLLDGLAAHRDVDFFCLNDGSFPEITEAERVRAVSEFLSGYFPDRAPWERVSAPPRHQISESAPGAA
- a CDS encoding phosphodiesterase; the protein is MSRVAEHPRPNHVLFHFSDTHLIAGDGELYGAVDAEQRLRQLLDQAAASHIRPTALVFTGDLTDQGEPAAYDKLRALVEPFARRLHAPIVWVTGNHDDRGALRRRLLGERESTAPLDRVHMVDGLRIVALDTSVPGHHYGEITDDQLAWLRSVLAEPAPFGTILAMHHPPVPCVIDLAVTVELRDQRRLADVLDGSDVRAILAGHLHFSTSATFAGIPVSVASATCYSQDLGVAEGGLRGRDGAQSFNYVHVYPDTVVHSVVPIDRGPTVGTPSTPEEAARTLADEGIVIPPATRIPRVMRRQAQTPKSDDEAVH
- a CDS encoding C40 family peptidase; amino-acid sequence: MKISVHRKRSHAAAGWTVATAAAGIGCLVLTAAPAAAQPVPIPGSGAIEVPNGISIPMDALGGELPGRTEVPGFEFAPLTVIPGAEPQSVIDAAGLESLTSPSALGVDDPRVIRAVGLRVIPGVGPSVIPGVGLPFLSDLPAAVQPLIAGVPGVEFPFLTDVPGSRPPALPRVATPRTIDELAVDLARSELESQHAGGAGPDAFDCSGLAQWFYDRAGTAVHRTSYEQLGSGTPISVDELEPGDPLSCYAGGHAGLYTGEATVIHDWTYGSGVEISPMTSMPQADARRF